A portion of the Megalobrama amblycephala isolate DHTTF-2021 linkage group LG23, ASM1881202v1, whole genome shotgun sequence genome contains these proteins:
- the mmp17b gene encoding matrix metalloproteinase-17b: MAMFWTAVVFYMCGRIVEVHGTADKDALPTSLARTVTSTTLPTVIPTEDESIKLVDWLTKYGYLPPPDPSTGQLQAWTAVTQAVKKMQRFAGLDDTGVLDEETVQLMQTPRCSLPDEDDQTIQLSALHSDMENQRMKRAVSTWTRRNINWRLRSYPLSSKLSREMIRSLVYYALRVWADPTMLEFHEVRGPEGADLQIDFLHGPHGDGYPFDGAGGSVGHAFFPSDPDRAGGVHLDAEEEWAFRQPATEGTDLFTVLVHELGHALGLTHSSARQSVMRPYYQGPLGDPLHFSLGHHDLQHITALYGKRGNHIPTDRPLVVTEAQPRHRHGGIHRLTHMYRHAHSHLDNSVDRCNTSFDAVAKIRGEIFFFKGQNMWRVSRGGLVSVRAVPVQRLWSALPSSLPPLRAVLERHTDHAIIFISGSQVWLFKDLSLQEGFPQPLSTLAPEDSEGRWQGLHWDPTHGVVWGSVKKDGEKGESPEESDVWRELIDGGVNGIITENDDERESARDFKGSTYVFKGNSYWKFTHPGSAPEEGYPRLLATDWLDCPRPSSYSPGDISLISHYGQQELHEQKGQRIIDQIRHKDKRREKPHHWECPCLNSAVTQNEPILLLSILFLINVIC, from the exons ATGGCGATGTTTTGGACAGCAGTTGTTTTTTACATGTGTGGACGTATAGTGGAAGTTCATGGAACGGCTGATAAAGATGCACTGCCAACCAGTTTGGCAAGAACAGTTACATCTACCACTTTACCCACTGTCATACCCACAGAAGATGAGAGCATTAAACTTGTG GATTGGCTCACCAAGTATGGATACCTCCCACCCCCTGATCCCTCTACAGGTCAGTTACAGGCCTGGACAGCTGTCACTCAAGCAGTGAAGAAAATGCAGAGGTTTGCTGGTTTGGACGACACAGGAGTCTTAG ATGAAGAGACTGTTCAATTGATGCAGACACCCCGTTGTTCACTTCCGGATGAGGATGATCAAACCATCCAGCTATCAGCATTACACAGTGATATGGAAAATCAAAGGATGAAAAGAGCAGTTTCTACCTGGACAAGAAGAAATATCAACTGGAG GCTGCGCTCTTACCCATTATCTTCTAAACTGTCCCGTGAAATGATTCGCTCCCTTGTGTACTATGCACTCCGAGTGTGGGCCGATCCAACAATGCTTGAGTTCCATGAG GTGCGAGGACCAGAAGGGGCGGATCTCCAAATAGATTTCTTGCATGGTCCTCATGGAGATGGATATCCCTTTGATGGAGCGGGTGGATCTGTTGGCCATGCCTTCTTTCCATCAGACCCAGACAGGGCAGGTGGAGTTCACCTGGATGCAGAGGAAGAATGGGCCTTCAGACAACCAG CAACTGAGGGCACAGATCTGTTCACGGTGCTGGTGCATGAACTTGGCCATGCCCTCGGACTGACGCATTCATCAGCACGGCAATCTGTAATGCGTCCATACTACCAGGGGCCCCTGGGAGACCCACTACACTTCAGCCTGGGACATCACGACCTTCAACACATCACAGCCCTTTATG GTAAGAGGGGTAACCATATTCCAACTGACAGACCTCTTGTTGTGACAGAAGCTCAACCGCGTCATCGACATGGAGGAAtacacagactcacacacatGTACAGACATGCACACAGTCATTTGGACAA TTCTGTGGATCGCTGTAACACCAGTTTTGATGCAGTTGCCAAGATTCGAGGAGAGATTTTCTTCTTCAAAG GGCAGAACATGTGGAGAGTGAGCAGAGGTGGTCTCGTGTCAGTCAGAGCTGTTCCTGTACAGAGACTTTGGTCGGCTCTTCCGTCTTCACTGCCTCCACTGCGAGCCGTTCTGGAGAGACACACAGATCATGCCATCATCTTTATCAGTG GTTCCCAGGTTTGGCTGTTCAAGGATCTGTCACTCCAAGAGGGTTTCCCTCAGCCTCTGTCTACTCTGGCTCCAGAGGACTCAGAGGGACGGTGGCAAGGATTACACTGGGACCCTACGCATGGTGTGGTGTGGGGGTCTGTGAAAAAGGATGGAGAGAAAGGAGAAAGCCCAGAGGAAAGCGATGTCTGGAGAGAGCTTATTGATGGAGGAGTGAATGGAATCATCACTGAGAATGATGACGAAAGAGAAAGTGCTAGAGACTTTAAGG GTTCAACCTATGTTTTCAAAGGCAATTCCTATTGGAAATTTACTCACCCAGGCTCAGCCCCTGAAGAAGGATACCCCCGGCTTCTGGCCACCGATTGGTTGGACTGTCCTCGGCCGTCCTCTTACAGCCCCGGTGATATCTCTTTGATCTCCCACTATGGTCAACAGGAGCTTCATGAGCAGAAAGGGCAAAGAATAATCGACCAGATCAGGCACAAAGACAAAAGAAGAGAAAAACCTCATCACTGGGAATGTCCATGTCTAAACAGTGCAGTGACTCAAAATGAACCTATTTTACTACTGTCCATTTTATTTCTGATCAATGTGATTTGTTAA
- the LOC125258913 gene encoding saxitoxin and tetrodotoxin-binding protein 1 yields the protein MSSLVVLTTLLGLFTLNQATLPGCKELITPLTLTDEFILSVMGKWIFLEGIADHQLFTDILRTVNSSWVEFGPSTLANSLTLSQGNMLNGKCEFSTSNTVFKEGTFHVNETGTITEGKFLPSCPDGITLSFVSQFKNETIKSLYFFKRESNPTESDMDMYWKQAECLEFKRETQYSYDGTTEFCHVDKDSSSDKTPSLVKSDQ from the exons ATGTCTTCTTTGGTGGTCTTGACTACTCTTTTGGGCCTGTTTACTTTAAATCAGGCCACTCTGCCAGGCTGCAAGGAGCTCATAACGCCTCTAACCCTGACGGATGAATTCATCCTAAGT GTCATGGGTAAATGGATCTTCCTTGAAGGCATAGCTGATCACCAATTATTTACAGATATCTTGAGGACTGTGAACAGCTCATGGGTGGAGTTTGGCCCGAGCACTCTTGCAAACTCTTTAACCCTCAGTCAAGGGAACATGCT GAACGGAAAATGTGAATTTAGCACCTCCAACACAGTTTTTAAAGAGGGTACCTTTCATGTCAATG AGACTGGCACAATAACAGAGGGGAAGTTCTTGCCATCATGTCCGGATGGTATCACCTTGAGCTTTGTCAGCCAATTCAAAAATGAGACCATAAAGTCGCTGTACTTTTTCA agagagagagcaaccCGACAGAGTCTGACATGGACATGTACTGGAAGCAAGCTGAGTGTCTTGAATTCAAAAGAGAAACCCAGTACTCCTATGATGGTACAACAG AATTCTGTCATGTGGACAAGGACAGCTCATCTGACAAGACGCCAAGTTTGGTCAAATCAGATCAGTaa